The Akkermansiaceae bacterium genome has a window encoding:
- a CDS encoding carbohydrate-binding protein has protein sequence MFKKFLTALMIAAPLADAAEFHVSPSGADSNDGSAGSPFRTIQHSANVAQPGDTITVHEGVYRERIDPPRGGTSDTKRITYQAAAGETVVIKGSEPARGWVREVNDTWKLVVPNSRFGLFNPFNVKIHGDWFIDNGRAHHQGSVYLDGAWLTEATSKAAVQAAASGDALWHAEVDGGGYLMNVAWLRPVVGSGGSSKVDAVDYSSRHGVIAAASSEGGDCLGYIEDGDWAAYQSVDFGAGASQVEIRVATPVGGGVIELREGKPDGALLGTCTIAASGGWQSWQTFTATIPEKSGEQDLCLVFRSDQHATGFTTIRAQFPGVDPNEADVEISQRETVFYPSKTGINYLTVKGFTMEHAATPWAPPTSEQIAVIGTHWSKGWIIEDNTVRYSACSGISLGKYGDRYDNTSQNSATGYVETINRALANGWNKATIGSHVVRNNHVSHCEQAGIVGSLGCSFSTVTGNAVHDIHARRLFSGHEQAGIKFHGAIDVLLGNNHIFNNYRGIWLDWMTQGTRVTRNLMHGNAAARDLYVEVNHGPFMVDHNIFLSANTLQDWSQGGTYAHNLFAGTLLQRPETRRETPYHQPHSTTLAGSSAIQASDNRFYNNIFTGTASLGDYASETRPCFMGGNVFVNGASSSPYETSPLNVPGFNPNVQLLEKADGYYLRITLDGSWDGLQTRPLITTAMLGNAAVPNLPYEQADGTAYRLDTDFRSDPRSATNPYPGPFEAPQGGTFEFKVYSAVLPEVSPTETSSLDPMENGSFEQDNLAAGSYTTTVAGWTTPGSTHTRVYRTTSAMFDEVNSGSAAYSADGANALLLLNGSWINQSLTGTTDASPNTSVNLTAADLSGRTIRVFFSMGSQKSYAAGRGIIGLQYNNGSWQNFGVTLDTGTGTNNDDELYLDLAEGEWGRASVDITLPEGLVSSSQVLFYGLNVSGSFWLDDIELRLLPADDIDEDGLSDTWESSFFPGDLTRLDGTAPAGAGPGPGSGDYDGDGVQDYDEFRLDINPTLADSDGDSWTDYQEMGAGSDAGDGSSVPAAGSVPRVNSTVIDTGTITLTVGYLNPAKTYQLVRGLDLSSFPVVVQTIVQPMRTDVFSDALPPEPHAFYRVEEVR, from the coding sequence ATGTTTAAAAAATTTCTCACCGCCTTGATGATCGCCGCCCCGCTGGCGGATGCCGCCGAGTTCCATGTCTCCCCCTCGGGAGCCGACAGCAACGACGGCTCGGCCGGCTCTCCGTTCCGGACCATCCAACACTCCGCCAATGTCGCCCAGCCCGGTGACACGATCACGGTGCACGAAGGCGTTTACCGCGAGCGGATCGACCCGCCCCGGGGTGGCACCAGTGACACCAAGCGCATTACCTACCAGGCCGCCGCCGGCGAGACCGTGGTCATCAAGGGCTCGGAACCCGCCAGAGGATGGGTACGCGAGGTCAATGACACCTGGAAGCTGGTTGTTCCTAACAGCCGCTTCGGGCTTTTCAACCCGTTCAATGTGAAAATTCATGGCGACTGGTTCATCGACAACGGTCGCGCGCACCACCAGGGGTCTGTCTATCTGGACGGTGCGTGGCTGACGGAGGCGACCAGTAAGGCCGCCGTCCAGGCCGCGGCGTCGGGCGACGCGCTCTGGCACGCGGAAGTCGATGGCGGCGGATACCTCATGAACGTCGCCTGGCTCAGGCCGGTGGTTGGATCGGGTGGCTCCTCCAAGGTGGATGCGGTTGACTACAGCAGCCGCCACGGTGTCATCGCCGCGGCGTCGAGTGAGGGCGGCGACTGTCTTGGTTATATCGAGGACGGCGACTGGGCCGCTTACCAGTCGGTCGATTTCGGCGCCGGAGCATCGCAGGTCGAAATCCGCGTCGCGACCCCGGTGGGCGGTGGCGTGATTGAACTTCGTGAGGGGAAGCCCGACGGGGCATTGCTCGGCACCTGCACGATTGCTGCAAGCGGCGGCTGGCAGAGCTGGCAGACATTCACCGCGACCATTCCGGAAAAAAGTGGCGAGCAGGACCTCTGCCTCGTTTTCCGGTCCGACCAGCACGCCACCGGATTCACCACCATCCGGGCCCAGTTCCCGGGGGTCGATCCGAATGAGGCCGATGTGGAGATCAGTCAACGCGAGACGGTTTTCTATCCCTCCAAAACGGGGATCAACTACCTGACGGTCAAGGGTTTCACCATGGAGCACGCGGCCACGCCCTGGGCACCGCCGACGTCCGAGCAGATCGCCGTCATCGGCACCCACTGGAGCAAGGGCTGGATCATCGAGGACAACACCGTGCGCTACTCCGCCTGCTCCGGCATCAGTCTGGGGAAATACGGCGACCGCTACGACAACACCTCCCAAAACTCCGCCACGGGATATGTCGAAACCATCAACCGGGCGCTCGCCAACGGCTGGAACAAGGCGACCATCGGCAGCCATGTGGTGCGCAACAACCACGTCTCCCACTGCGAGCAGGCGGGCATCGTCGGCAGCCTCGGCTGTTCGTTCAGCACCGTCACCGGCAACGCCGTGCACGACATCCACGCCCGCCGACTTTTCAGCGGCCACGAGCAGGCGGGTATCAAGTTCCACGGTGCGATCGATGTGCTGCTGGGCAATAACCATATTTTCAACAACTACCGGGGGATCTGGCTCGACTGGATGACCCAGGGCACGCGGGTCACCCGCAACCTGATGCACGGCAACGCGGCTGCGCGCGACCTCTATGTCGAGGTCAACCACGGCCCGTTCATGGTGGACCACAATATCTTCCTCTCCGCCAACACGCTCCAGGACTGGTCGCAGGGCGGCACCTACGCCCACAATCTGTTTGCCGGCACGCTCCTGCAGCGACCCGAGACCCGCCGCGAAACGCCTTACCATCAGCCGCACTCGACCACCCTGGCCGGCAGCTCGGCGATCCAGGCGAGTGACAACCGGTTCTACAACAACATCTTCACCGGCACGGCGTCCCTGGGTGATTACGCGTCCGAAACCCGGCCGTGTTTCATGGGGGGCAACGTCTTTGTCAACGGCGCGTCGTCGTCACCCTACGAGACCTCACCGCTGAACGTACCCGGGTTCAATCCGAATGTCCAGTTGCTGGAAAAGGCGGACGGTTACTACCTCCGCATCACCCTGGACGGGTCCTGGGACGGGCTGCAGACCCGGCCGCTGATTACCACGGCCATGCTGGGAAATGCGGCGGTGCCAAACCTTCCGTATGAACAGGCGGATGGCACCGCTTACCGACTGGACACCGATTTCCGTAGCGATCCCAGGAGCGCCACCAATCCATACCCGGGTCCCTTCGAGGCACCCCAGGGTGGCACCTTTGAGTTTAAAGTCTACTCCGCCGTGTTGCCCGAGGTCAGCCCTACCGAGACAAGTTCGCTGGACCCCATGGAAAACGGATCCTTTGAGCAGGATAACCTGGCCGCCGGGTCTTATACCACAACTGTCGCAGGATGGACGACTCCGGGTTCCACCCATACCCGGGTCTACAGGACAACCTCGGCGATGTTTGATGAAGTGAACTCCGGAAGCGCCGCCTATTCCGCCGACGGCGCAAATGCATTGCTGCTCCTCAACGGGTCCTGGATCAATCAATCCCTGACTGGAACCACTGATGCCAGCCCGAACACATCAGTCAACCTGACCGCGGCGGATTTGTCCGGTCGCACGATCCGTGTTTTTTTTTCGATGGGCAGTCAGAAATCCTATGCCGCGGGCCGTGGAATCATTGGCCTTCAGTATAATAACGGCTCGTGGCAGAACTTCGGGGTCACACTGGATACCGGCACAGGCACTAACAACGACGATGAGCTTTACCTGGACCTTGCCGAAGGAGAGTGGGGAAGAGCCTCGGTGGACATCACCTTGCCGGAGGGCTTGGTCTCATCGAGCCAGGTATTGTTTTATGGACTGAATGTCTCCGGCTCATTCTGGCTCGATGATATCGAATTAAGGTTGTTGCCGGCGGACGATATTGATGAAGACGGTCTGTCCGACACCTGGGAAAGCTCGTTTTTTCCCGGTGATTTGACACGCCTCGACGGCACCGCTCCTGCAGGTGCTGGACCGGGGCCTGGATCCGGCGATTACGATGGTGACGGTGTCCAGGATTACGATGAGTTCCGTCTGGATATCAACCCGACATTGGCGGACTCGGACGGTGATTCCTGGACGGATTACCAGGAAATGGGAGCAGGCAGTGATGCCGGTGATGGCAGCTCGGTGCCAGCTGCGGGTAGCGTGCCTCGTGTGAACTCTACTGTGATAGACACCGGGACGATTACCCTCACGGTCGGATATTTGAACCCTGCCAAAACCTATCAGCTTGTGCGAGGCCTCGACTTGTCTTCATTTCCAGTTGTCGTCCAAACCATCGTCCAGCCCATGCGCACAGATGTATTTTCCGATGCGCTTCCTCCTGAGCCGCACGCCTTTTATCGTGTCGAGGAGGTGCGCTGA
- a CDS encoding PEP-CTERM sorting domain-containing protein, translating into MMKYPTLILSALAGGAQFAAAAAISLSPLQNGSFETDTAPPGGNNFYLKTATGWGTPNSSNTRIYLAGSNHFNEVGTGTGAYAADGVNALLLLNGSWINQPLMGLTDASPSTEVNLTAADLTGQTVRISFSLGHQTGYVGRGTIGIQYKEGGTTWKNYGVQFDTGSGTSTSSLVYLGIPESEWAQTYVDITLPGGITDTNNVQLYAVNNSGSAWFDNVQVTSVPEPSVALMASLGLLGLMRRRR; encoded by the coding sequence ATGATGAAATACCCTACCCTAATACTCTCGGCGCTTGCCGGCGGCGCCCAGTTTGCCGCCGCTGCGGCCATTTCCCTGAGCCCCCTGCAAAACGGCTCGTTCGAGACCGACACCGCCCCGCCCGGCGGAAACAATTTCTACCTGAAAACAGCAACCGGATGGGGGACGCCGAACAGTAGCAACACCCGCATCTACCTCGCCGGGTCCAACCATTTCAATGAGGTGGGCACTGGCACAGGCGCTTATGCAGCGGACGGCGTGAACGCCCTGCTTCTGCTCAACGGCTCATGGATCAACCAGCCGTTGATGGGGCTTACCGACGCCAGCCCGTCCACCGAGGTCAACCTGACCGCTGCGGACCTTACCGGGCAGACAGTCCGGATTTCCTTCTCGCTGGGACACCAGACAGGTTATGTCGGCCGTGGAACCATCGGCATTCAGTATAAGGAGGGTGGCACCACCTGGAAAAACTACGGGGTCCAGTTTGACACCGGGAGCGGCACCAGCACCAGCAGCCTGGTTTACCTTGGTATCCCCGAGAGTGAATGGGCCCAGACTTACGTGGACATTACCCTTCCCGGGGGCATCACCGATACCAACAACGTCCAGCTCTACGCGGTTAACAACAGCGGGTCAGCCTGGTTCGACAACGTTCAGGTGACGTCCGTCCCCGAGCCGTCGGTCGCGCTGATGGCAAGCCTCGGCCTGCTCGGCCTGATGCGCCGCCGCCGCTGA